The Alkalihalobacillus sp. LMS6 genomic interval TATCACGATATTTATGATCTCGCTGATCATTACATTTCAGATCAGCTTGCGGATATTCGTTCTGCTTTAATGATCGAAAAAACGGACGCCTCACAAGATCAACAAGCGCTAGCATCACTTACACGACTATTAGAATATATTGCAAGTAACCAAAACGTCTATTCTATGCTTCTCGTAGACAAACGTCTTCCTGGGTTTACAAAAAAGCTAAACAATTTGCTTCATTCGCTCATCTTACAACCAGCTGAGGCGGAGACTTTTTATACCGTACAAACCCCAACAGATATTGCACGATGGTACGCTTCTTCTGCACTATTAGGTACCATTTCAATGTGGCTTGAACATAACATGCCCCATAGTCCTGAAGTACTAGCGAAACAGCTAATCATCCTTAATCCATTTCGTAGCAATCCTTCATGAGATAACGTTCATTTACACTTTTTACAAATCTGTTGTTTTGCTTACAAATAAGCACGAATTGTCAATTGTCTAATCGATTGATAAAAGCTAGGATAAAAGGGAAACAGAACAGTCTAAAGAAAAAAGGGTGAAGACACATGAAACTAGCAAAAAAAGTCGCCGTCGTTACTGGTGCAGCTTCAGGTATGGGAGAAGCAATCGCAAAACTTTACGCACAAGAAGGTGCAAGCGTCGTTGTTGCTGACTTAAATGAAGAAGGCGCAAATGCCGTTGCTTCATCAATTGAAGAACAAGGTGGAAAAGCAATTGCTGTTAAAGTAAATGTAACGAACATAGACGAGATCGACAACATGATTCAAACGGCAGTAGATACATTTGGTTCACTCGATATCCTTGTGAACAACGCAGGAATTATGGACGGATTTGAACCAGCTGGCGAAATTACCGATGAAAAATGGGACTTCGTTTTTGATGTAAATACGAAAAGTGTTATGCGCACAACAAGGAAAGCGCTTCCTTACTTCCTTGAAAAAGAAGCCGGCGTGATTGTAAATATTGCCTCATCTGGTGGTCTAAACGGCGCTCATGCTGGTGTGTCCTATACGGCGTCTAAGCATGCCGTAGTTGGTATAACGAAAAACACCGGTTATATGTATGCAGAAAAAGGCATTCGCTGTAATGCGATCGCACCTGGAGGCGTTCAAACAAATATTGCGTCATCCTTATCCAATGCAAGTGAGTTTGGCGGCGCACGTTTACAAGCTCCTCGTTCTGTTATGCCTCGTGTTGGTCAAGCGCAGGAAATTGCAAAAGTAGCTTTATTCCTAGCTTCTGACGATTCAAGCTTTGTAAACGGAACTGTGGTAACAGCCGATGCAGGCTGGACATCTGCCTTCTAAAGAACTCACCGAAAGATCTTCATGCGCATCCTGTATGAAGATCTTTTTTTCGTTAGAACCAGCCCATTAATTGTTTTCCTGCGTAAAGTATTGCGTCACTTTTTTAAAACTTACTTGCTCCCTATATTGACCATCTGTCCATTCATTGATGACGCTCCGCCAAAATGCTTGCGCTGGCTTGTTTTCTTTTAATTGAGCGACATGCCACCTGCCCTCATAATCTTGGAAAACCTGTCTCGCAACCAACCTACCTAAACCTTGACGGCGATACCTTCTCATTACAAAAAATTCAGCGATTGAATGATATGGCTGTTGCCTTAGCTGAATTTGTTTAACGAGGACGAAACCCGCATAACAATCATCCACCACAATAAAATATGGATCATGCTTCGGTTTTGTCCAGTAATCAAGCAACGGGTAATCTGCGTAACGACCATTCGACTCCACTTCAATATCAATATAGGAAGAAAAATCATGCAAATAAAACTGAACTAAGTTTGAGAGCACTTGTTGTTGTTCTGCCTCTGCTTTTATTAATTGAACCTTCATCTGATACCTTCCTTTAAATTAAAGATTCTGCAAATAATCCCCATGCCCTCGGATTAAGTCATTTGAATCATATGGATCAATCCAGTAATAATGAAAGCAAACTTGGTCCTCGGCTCCGCCCCCTGTTGGAGCGTAGGACCATTCATCCCTCAACGGTTGATCCACTTGGACATGATAAAAAATGCGACGCTGATCGTGCCCGTCTTCATTTTCCCACTCGTCTTCCGCGATTCGTTTTACCGATTTAAAATGCCGTAATCCTGTCTCCTCGGTAACTTCTCTTTTTATCGCATCATCCAACTTTTCATTACGCTCCACTGTTCCTTTTGGGACTTGAACCCCTGCTTCTGGGTTCGAATGACGGAACACAAGAACCTGTTTCACTCCATCTTGATCCCTCGTCACATACGCATACACTTTTTCGACCATCTACTCGTCTAACCCAAAGCGAGCCAATCGCGTCTTGACCCATTTTTCAAAAGAGACGTTAATGGGTTTCTCCATCGCATGAAAGAATCCCCAATCAAGGACGAGCTGATGCAAAAGATGAATCCGCAAACGCTGTTGAACTTCTAGTTGGTCGTTCGTTACATATTGTGAAATAAAAAATTTGCCAATCTCGACCTGCTCATGTCGATCGTAGTAGAGAATCATCTTCGTTAAATCGGTTAGTGGATCAGCAAAATAGCTATTGGTAAAATCAAAGAGGCCACTAACTGCCCAATCGCCATTCTTCTCTTCTAGTAAAAAATTCCCTGGTTTGAAATCGCCCATAATAAAGCGCGGGTCCCTTGCTTTTGTGAAGGCTTCTTCCGCATTGTGGAGTTCGTTCTTCAACCAATTCTCATCTGCTTCCATTAAGGTTGAATATTGTTTGGCGTCATGAAACCAATAGACAATTCGGTTAAAGAGCCAGTCTTTATAGCTAGATTCGAACGGTACGATGGTATGTTTAATAGGATCTAACTGACCATACGTTTCACCCTGCCAAGCATGCAGTTCTTTTAATAGCGTCGCTAACTTTCCTGCTATGCTCATCCGATCTTGATGGGTAAGCTCGTTTTCTAGATCATGTAGGTGCTTTCCAGGTAAAGTTGGCATGATGCTGCAAGCGAAGCCGAGTGGTTCCGCATCAGGGTGAATTCGATATGGAATTGGTAGATTTACCGTTGTTTTTTCCGCTAGAGCATCAATGAAAAACTTTTCTTCCTCCAGTTGCCCTTCATAAACCGGGTTTCCTTTGAAGATCCAATTTCCTTTCGTGGATGAAACCGAAAGCGTCTGCTTCATCGCACCTTCTTTTGTTTCATTAACTTGAAGAAGCGTTCCTAAATGATGGGTGGCGAGTAATTGATTGATATTCATTTCTGTTGGAAGTCCAATCGTTATTGATGTAAATAAGAGATTTGCAGTCAACTGAATCACGTCCTTTTTCATGCCAGACGATTGTATTCTACACAAATACATAAATTCCTTTGAAAAAATGACGCGCCATTATCTCTTATGACTTTGCTCCATCCCTCTTAGCTGACGCATAGACGTTTTGATATTTAAGCCATACACCAGCACGAAAAAAAACAGCGAAAATCCGACGTATACAAGCCCAATCACAAATGAGAGTTGAAAAGCAGTAAAGTGTTCTGACAGAAAACCACCAGCTACCATCGCAAGCCCAATTGCACTCGTTTGGACCATCGATAACGTACCTGAGAGTACACCTCTTTTTGATGGAGGCAAGATTTTCATGACGACCGTATCAAAACAAATGTTACTGATGCCACCTACAAATGTAATGCTGATTGCTAAAAGAATTGCTTGAAAAAAGAAAGAAGACTGGCTTAGTAAGAGATGACCGATCCCTTCCAGAGCAATCATCATCACTCCGATAGATAAATAACTTCTAAGCCATTTCGTCACCTTCGAACTGAGTACAAATCCTAAACCAAGCGCCGCATACATCAAGCCAACGCCAAGTTCACCCTGCTCAAATTCATCCAAGGCAATCATATTCATAATGACATTATCTATGCCATTCGCTAGCGGCATAAGAAGCATAATCAGAAAAAAGACTTGCAGCGCACGAATACGTGTAAACCATCTTATCGTATGAAAGAAAGAAAAATCGTCTTTTGCCAAAGGCCGTTGTCGATCCGTTTTTGTATGTAAGATTGGTTTTAATACTAGAGCTGATACGAGCAAACAACCTGTATGTATTGCAAACAAAACTGATGTTTCAAGCCAAAAAGCAAGGATGCCGCCAATTAAAGAACCAATTACGAGGGTATAGCCGACTAAATTTTGTTCCATCCCGTTCACGTTCAAGAGGTTTTTTCTTCGCACTAGATCTGGAATGGCTGCATAACGTACAGGTTTATAAATCGCGTTTCCAATGGCAATGAGTAATGTACTGATATACAACCACATCACTTCATCGAAATAAACAGCGACTAAAGGAAGGAGAGCAAAAGGTGATCGGATCATTGATGACCAATATAAGAGCTTCATTTTATGATAACGGTCTGCCAACATACCACTAATTGGTGCGATCAAGATAGTTGGCAACACTTGTAGCGACAGCAATATGCCTAGCGCAAATCCTGACCCTGTTAAATGAAAGACAAGTGCAAAAGAAGCGACTTGAGCAAACCGATGCCCTATCTCAATAAAAAACAAACTCCAAAATAAAAACGAATACTTCTTTTCTTTCTTTAGCACATTCATGAGTATCTACCTCCACCTAATTAGATAAATATCAAAATAGATAACAAAAAAGAGAGCCTGCTTAAACAGGCCACATCTCTTTCGGATTTAATTCATACAGCTGATCATGACGGTACATAAAGTGGGACATAATGAGCTCTCGTCTTATCGTTGCAAAGTCCTCGTGAAACCCTTTAAGAATTTCGTTCACCTCTGTCTCCTCATACTGTCTTCCCTCATCAAATTGTTGTGCCAACACTTCTAGAATGATAAGTCGCTTTTTTCGCTGGGCAGGTAATTGCATCAACGCTCCATCTCGATTAAAGAAATGTTTTCGTACAAATGCTTTATCTTCATTGGAAACGTCAAAGTATTCAAACCGATTATCTCCACCAATACGTATAATTGCTTCAGCCATTTGCTTTAATTTTGTTTCATTTAAGTGAAAATAAATCGTATTTTTCTCTCTTCGCTGATAAATCACGTCAATTTCTTTGAGCTTCGTTAAATGGTGCGAGATCGTTGGTGGGGTTAAACCTAGCTTTCCAGCAATAGCGCCGTTATGAAGAGGACCTGTTTTTAGCATGCTAATAATTTGAATTCTCGTCTTATCCCCGACGGTCTTATGAAAATGAACCATTCGACTTAACTGCATGTTTACACCTCCATCTAATTAGATAATAATCTAATTAGATAAAAAAGAAAAGAGGAACGTGAAACTTGTTCCTCTAAAAAATTTTTGAACCTGCAAGAATTTCATCACTTGAGCGTTTTGTCGCTTCAAAAATGGTCATGCCTGTTTGCTTTAAAAAAGCTTTGACGACGACATAGCCAACCGCATATCCAGCCGCAAATGACAGACCTACTGGTTGATATCCTTTTTCTCTCGCATATTGATCACCAAACATGTAGCTACTGACTTCCGCAAATCCTTTTACATGCAATGCATCTTTCATCACGGAAATTGAATAAGCTAAATCCTCCTCTTCTAAACCAATTGCCCAAGGACCTAGTTGATCGCTACCATAAAGTTCTTCAGCAAAAACGTCTGCCAAGCCTTCAATAACAAGATACTCGCCCACCGTTACATCACCATGACTCCAGTCAAAATAAGAGAAACGAATATTATGATGGAACTCATGAGCAAGCAACCCCTCAAAACGGCGGGTATTTCGCTCGTTTGGAAAAAGGTGAACCATTATATAACCTGGTATCCCACCGAAACCTGTGTAGGCACCGTGATGACTTAGTTTTTCAGCATCAGCTATATAAATGCCTAATTCAATGGCTTTAGCATTCACTTCTAACTTTTGATCTGCGGCGACGTTTACAATGTGCTTTAAAGCCTTTTCTCCACGTACATGCGCATTCATCTTCTTTAATCGCTTTAATCCTTCTTCTAATATGTCGGGATCATCTACTGATGCGAAGCCCAGCATATTGGCCGCAAACACAACGTCATAACCATTTTCTTGCTTAGCCTTTATTGGAACCTGTAAATAGTCCCACATTGGTTTTAATGACTTCATCATCGTATATCGAAAATAATGTTGCCTTTGCTCGACTGTCTCTATATGCATCAATTCTTCATATTGTTGAACAGTATTTAATACATTTATAAACATGCTTTCCCCTCCTTTCTCCACCATAATGGCTTACGTAACGTCAAGGTCAACAAGCACATTAGGTTGTCTGAATAAATTTGTTTTACTTTTTTATACGCTTTTGCTATAGTAAAAACACTCCTTATGACGAGGATAATTATCTAAATAATTAATTTATATGATTCGGATCATCTTACAATTAAAATCAACAAAAACCCTATTGGTTCGCTAAAGGAAATAAACGTAAAAAAAGCGAATACAAAAGAAACCATCTTTTTTGCTTAAACAGGCATGAATTGACGTTCAATTGCCTAAGATGAAGATAAGGTAAATCTTCGCGTAAGCAAAAGGTTTGCGATGATGTGAAAACAGGTACACACTAGAATGAAAGGCGAAAGGGTGATAGGAATGGAACAAGCCATTGTTTATGATCTTCTAAATCAACAATTTATACATGCCTTAAAAGAATTGGCCGCTCGACCAGCTGATGACGACCAAAAGATGGCAGCTGATATCTTGCGCTTAGTGACGGACAACCCTCAAGCCATTCATGTGATTGATAGCGACTATAAGGAAGCAACAATCATGGCGTGCTGGACCCCTCAAATAAGCAGCCAATCTCATTGCTCCTAATACTTAAATAAAAATAGAAGATTGTACCTTGCGCTCATCGACGATGTTGATGAGCTTTTTACGAGCGTCTGTTTTACAGTTGTCTTTTTCAATGAGATCGTGTACAATCAAAAACGGTTAAACCTTATACAACGAATAAAAGTTTTTATAAACTTTGTGGACCTTTTCAGAGCGATATTCGCTCTTTTTCCGCCACACTGGGCTTTCTTGCCTGGTGTGGCTTTTTCTATGTATCAAAGGAGGGGAATTATGAAATCAACTTGGCTTTATTCATTAGCCGTATTAATCGGTGGTGCTTGCTTCGGCATTCTCTCCACTTTCGTAAAAATTGGCTATGCACAAGGGGCTGACCTTGTCCATGTAGTCATGACACAATTCTTTTTTGGCTTTATTATTTTAGCAGTTTTGCTCGCTTTTTCTACTCGTAAAAGAATCCCGCTGAAAACAGTATTGGCGTTACTAGCCTGCGGGATCCCAACGGGGCTTACTGGTATTTTCTACTACCATTCGTTGCAAACATTGGATGCGTCACTCGCCGTAATCTTTTTATTTCAGTTTGTTTGGATCGGATCCTTTTATGAATTTATATTCGCGAAGAAAGTTCCTTCAAAAAGAAGATTACTATCGATTATTATCTTAATTGGTGGGTCAATCTTGGCAGCTGGCGTCTTACAAACGGCTGTGCAATTTGATTGGGTAGGTGCGTTCTGGGCATTATTGAGTGCATTTTGTTCAGCATTATTCATGTATGTAACAGGGGTTGTCGGGACAGAGGTTCCAGTTGTTCAAAAGGGATTTATCATCTCAATCGGTGGGTTTCTTTTATCGGCTCTTATTCTAGTTCCTACCGCCGAGACACTCTCATTTGCTGGAATTGAATCAGGCTTCATTGGGATTGCCTTTTTACTTGGCTTATTTGGCATTGTGTTGCCCCCTCTTATGTTCTCGATTGGAATGCCGAAGATTGGTTCAGGACTTGGAGCGATCCTTTCAACCGCAGAATTACCTGTAGCGCTCATTTTATCAATCGCGTTACTAGGAG includes:
- a CDS encoding TetR/AcrR family transcriptional regulator: MSHSYPDLRVMRTRRAIKSAFTQLLYETSLEKISVNTLANRAEINRVTFYAHYHDIYDLADHYISDQLADIRSALMIEKTDASQDQQALASLTRLLEYIASNQNVYSMLLVDKRLPGFTKKLNNLLHSLILQPAEAETFYTVQTPTDIARWYASSALLGTISMWLEHNMPHSPEVLAKQLIILNPFRSNPS
- a CDS encoding SDR family oxidoreductase, yielding MKLAKKVAVVTGAASGMGEAIAKLYAQEGASVVVADLNEEGANAVASSIEEQGGKAIAVKVNVTNIDEIDNMIQTAVDTFGSLDILVNNAGIMDGFEPAGEITDEKWDFVFDVNTKSVMRTTRKALPYFLEKEAGVIVNIASSGGLNGAHAGVSYTASKHAVVGITKNTGYMYAEKGIRCNAIAPGGVQTNIASSLSNASEFGGARLQAPRSVMPRVGQAQEIAKVALFLASDDSSFVNGTVVTADAGWTSAF
- a CDS encoding GNAT family N-acetyltransferase → MKVQLIKAEAEQQQVLSNLVQFYLHDFSSYIDIEVESNGRYADYPLLDYWTKPKHDPYFIVVDDCYAGFVLVKQIQLRQQPYHSIAEFFVMRRYRRQGLGRLVARQVFQDYEGRWHVAQLKENKPAQAFWRSVINEWTDGQYREQVSFKKVTQYFTQENN
- a CDS encoding NUDIX domain-containing protein, producing the protein MVEKVYAYVTRDQDGVKQVLVFRHSNPEAGVQVPKGTVERNEKLDDAIKREVTEETGLRHFKSVKRIAEDEWENEDGHDQRRIFYHVQVDQPLRDEWSYAPTGGGAEDQVCFHYYWIDPYDSNDLIRGHGDYLQNL
- a CDS encoding phosphotransferase family protein, which gives rise to MTANLLFTSITIGLPTEMNINQLLATHHLGTLLQVNETKEGAMKQTLSVSSTKGNWIFKGNPVYEGQLEEEKFFIDALAEKTTVNLPIPYRIHPDAEPLGFACSIMPTLPGKHLHDLENELTHQDRMSIAGKLATLLKELHAWQGETYGQLDPIKHTIVPFESSYKDWLFNRIVYWFHDAKQYSTLMEADENWLKNELHNAEEAFTKARDPRFIMGDFKPGNFLLEEKNGDWAVSGLFDFTNSYFADPLTDLTKMILYYDRHEQVEIGKFFISQYVTNDQLEVQQRLRIHLLHQLVLDWGFFHAMEKPINVSFEKWVKTRLARFGLDE
- a CDS encoding MFS transporter, which produces MNVLKKEKKYSFLFWSLFFIEIGHRFAQVASFALVFHLTGSGFALGILLSLQVLPTILIAPISGMLADRYHKMKLLYWSSMIRSPFALLPLVAVYFDEVMWLYISTLLIAIGNAIYKPVRYAAIPDLVRRKNLLNVNGMEQNLVGYTLVIGSLIGGILAFWLETSVLFAIHTGCLLVSALVLKPILHTKTDRQRPLAKDDFSFFHTIRWFTRIRALQVFFLIMLLMPLANGIDNVIMNMIALDEFEQGELGVGLMYAALGLGFVLSSKVTKWLRSYLSIGVMMIALEGIGHLLLSQSSFFFQAILLAISITFVGGISNICFDTVVMKILPPSKRGVLSGTLSMVQTSAIGLAMVAGGFLSEHFTAFQLSFVIGLVYVGFSLFFFVLVYGLNIKTSMRQLRGMEQSHKR
- a CDS encoding metalloregulator ArsR/SmtB family transcription factor; translated protein: MQLSRMVHFHKTVGDKTRIQIISMLKTGPLHNGAIAGKLGLTPPTISHHLTKLKEIDVIYQRREKNTIYFHLNETKLKQMAEAIIRIGGDNRFEYFDVSNEDKAFVRKHFFNRDGALMQLPAQRKKRLIILEVLAQQFDEGRQYEETEVNEILKGFHEDFATIRRELIMSHFMYRHDQLYELNPKEMWPV
- a CDS encoding DUF2268 domain-containing protein, with the translated sequence MFINVLNTVQQYEELMHIETVEQRQHYFRYTMMKSLKPMWDYLQVPIKAKQENGYDVVFAANMLGFASVDDPDILEEGLKRLKKMNAHVRGEKALKHIVNVAADQKLEVNAKAIELGIYIADAEKLSHHGAYTGFGGIPGYIMVHLFPNERNTRRFEGLLAHEFHHNIRFSYFDWSHGDVTVGEYLVIEGLADVFAEELYGSDQLGPWAIGLEEEDLAYSISVMKDALHVKGFAEVSSYMFGDQYAREKGYQPVGLSFAAGYAVGYVVVKAFLKQTGMTIFEATKRSSDEILAGSKIF
- a CDS encoding DMT family transporter, with translation MKSTWLYSLAVLIGGACFGILSTFVKIGYAQGADLVHVVMTQFFFGFIILAVLLAFSTRKRIPLKTVLALLACGIPTGLTGIFYYHSLQTLDASLAVIFLFQFVWIGSFYEFIFAKKVPSKRRLLSIIILIGGSILAAGVLQTAVQFDWVGAFWALLSAFCSALFMYVTGVVGTEVPVVQKGFIISIGGFLLSALILVPTAETLSFAGIESGFIGIAFLLGLFGIVLPPLMFSIGMPKIGSGLGAILSTAELPVALILSIALLGETILPMQWVGVAIIFAGIFYGNIERKKVRYAYARD